From Solea solea chromosome 20, fSolSol10.1, whole genome shotgun sequence, one genomic window encodes:
- the tmem200b gene encoding transmembrane protein 200A translates to MKTRGDKPESPPGRRRSRFTLRTRKKKDSVIRGRLRIRSMPGAFLVLGIIVVVVGTALAVAGYWPYRISRSSILAAADRESVSESQASGWSVGAKGLLSTASLVHSDRMKLLGPVIMGVGLFILICANTVLYENRDRETQMLLAQMRSVICSVSAVVPSADLKEIAVANSMAKHYQWVSSLPAAHLNILCLQAHSEPLLQTRHTTEHEDSMEGVYQQAVLQTEALHHQKSESPPSLQSSHSNSCNSSMTDLNTRSDAEHIDGARFSRQGATLVKLSNCLMSASSMSTLGVDEVDTLAAQPRRCHSMSYRTKPHDVARTGARLDGGLRAPGAEDHIQQPVGARRDAGSQVCVNILGQMVNAVEEQTHQSWPRLDLAGGRRYLKLENKEDSVDKLLDQLEQQCSQWDKSFGSGPFQ, encoded by the coding sequence ATGAAAACCCGAGGCGACAAACCCGAGTCGCCGCCCGGCCGCCGGAGGTCTCGCTTCACCTTGCGGACCAGAAAGAAGAAGGACAGCGTGATCCGGGGCAGACTTCGCATCCGCTCCATGCCCGGAGCCTTCCTAGTGCTGGGGATCATTGTAGTGGTGGTGGGCACCGCTCTGGCCGTGGCGGGTTACTGGCCTTACCGGATATCCAGGTCGTCCATTCTGGCAGCTGCGGACAGGGAGAGTGTCTCCGAGTCGCAGGCGTCCGGTTGGAGTGTGGGCGCTAAGGGCCTCTTGTCCACAGCCAGCCTCGTCCACAGTGACCGGATGAAGCTGCTGGGGCCTGTCATCATGGGTGTGGGACTCTTCATCCTCATATGTGCCAACACAGTCCTGTATGAgaacagggacagagagacTCAGATGCTTCTGGCCCAGATGCGCAGCGTCATCTGCTCCGTGTCGGCGGTGGTTCCCTCGGCGGACCTTAAAGAAATCGCTGTCGCCAACTCGATGGCAAAACACTACCAGTGGGTGAGCAGTTTACCAGCCGCTCATCTTAACATCCTCTGTCTGCAGGCGCACTCTGAGCCCCTGCTCCAGACCCGGCACACCACAGAGCACGAGGACAGCATGGAGGGCGTCTACCAGCAAGCTGTTCTCCAGACGGAAGCCCTCCACCACCAGAAGTCAGAGTCTCCACCTTCCCTGCAGTCCTCCCACTCCAATTCATGCAACTCCAGTATGACTGACTTGAACACACGGTCTGACGCCGAGCACATAGACGGCGCCCGCTTCAGTCGGCAGGGCGCCACACTCGTCAAACTCAGCAACTGCCTGATGTCCGCCAGCTCCATGTCCACGCTGGGCGTGGACGAGGTGGACACCCTGGCCGCTCAGCCGCGGCGCTGCCACAGTATGAGCTACAGGACTAAACCTCACGACGTAGCCCGAACTGGTGCGCGTCTAGACGGAGGACTCCGCGCGCCCGGGGCCGAGGATCACATACAGCAGCCTGTGGGCGCGAGGAGAGACGCCGGCTCGCAGGTTTGTGTGAACATTCTGGGGCAGATGGTGAACGCCGTGGAGGAGCAGACTCACCAGAGCTGGCCTCGGTTAGACCTGGCCGGCGGCAGacggtacctgaagctggagaacaAAGAGGACTCGGTGGACAAACTGCTTGACCAGTTAGAGCAGCAGTGCTCTCAGTGGGATAAGAGTTTTGGCTCGGGGCCATTTCAGTGA